One Podarcis muralis chromosome 1, rPodMur119.hap1.1, whole genome shotgun sequence genomic window carries:
- the PARP9 gene encoding protein mono-ADP-ribosyltransferase PARP9, with protein sequence MGNMMKLLTSSSETPQNDNAEIRMPIDEEMLSIPISNNVYAILKRRENYLCSLLEKKFGCITVLKSIRNPTEVYRKSLKEGIEVSVWVDDLTRHEADALVNAANEYLHHFGGLAFALLKAGGPEIEEHCKHFIEKNGPLSAGQIAVTSGGRLHCKQVIHAVGPRWSEEQREECCLKLEAAIINILKYVNAPENNIKSVAIPALSSGIFNFPQDLCAQVIVRTIKNFIQLAPLFGYLQEIHLVNIDETTAEVMKRACEELLGTNDVVPLAGAADSITVNDLCLQIKKGNIEAQQAAIIISSVTVQDDLSQGTISRAILEKAGPAMQEQFLSELQRLPADNLKLIFTKGCNIDCEFVLHVVWPSYSECNAQEALKAAVSKSLLKAQEQQSSSVCFPLLGIEDLHMPKDEVVEIMVEEIIHFAEEYPGKKPDVFIVVPPDDSDVYEAFFTKLMSVKNKLEEKMDCSNMDSMEVQTDMQADGGCEKNGPFVELIGRSQEMLEAAGLWLQNIIQVEETHRIVIQNYNLLNLGSGQPVELSHLQQHFGITIVESLTGEGAALEIEGSPRAVIDATFAIEFMLQTTAKQEIKADGSLRNSPHQEGHKEMASKYCYQVTPIESYLHEFKDKEKQLEKAGLRVLKIEKICNPLLESTFQRIKIKIEGKNAGMPVCHRLYHRVPAQYCSLVCKTGFQKTYPSSLQDQKYGAGIYFNKNPRNLVTDTREKCEMDHLICVFEAEVVTGSYTRGNRSYVAPPLISASSMKLYDSVVDDIHNPEIFVIFNREQALPLYLLTCSLLWNPVQKTQLEPSAQNL encoded by the exons ATGGGGAACATGATGAAATTGTTG acTTCCAGTTCTGAGACTCCACAAAATGACAATGCAG AGATCAGAATGCCAATAGATGAGGAAATGTTATCAATTCCAATCAGCAACAATGTTTATGCAATTCTTAAGAGGAGAGAGAACTACCTGTGTAGTCTGCTCGAAAAGAAGTTTGGCTGCATAACTGTCCTAAAGAGCATCAGGAATCCCACCGAAGTGTATAGGAAAAGCCTGAAGGAAGGAATTGAAGTTTCTGTCTGGGTAGATGATCTTACAAGGCACGAGGCCGATGCTTTGGTGAATGCAGCCAACGAATACCTGCATCACTTTGGAGGCCTTGCatttgctctcctgaaagctgGAGGGCCAGAAATTGAAGAGCACTGCAAGCATTTCATTGAAAAGAACGGACCGCTCAGCGCTGGCCAGATTGCAGTCACTAGTGGAGGAAGACTCCATTGCAAGCAAGTCATCCATGCAGTGGGCCCAAGATGGTcagaggagcagagggaggaatgtTGCCTCAAGCTTGAAGCAGCCATCATCAATATTCTGAAATATGTCAATGCTCCAGAAAACAATATCAAGTCCGTGGCCATTCCTGCCCTCAGCTCTGGAATCTTCAACTTCCCGCAGGATTTATGTGCTCAAGTCATCGTACGGACTATAAAGAATTTTATTCAGTTAGCTCCGTTATTTGGTTACTTGCAAGAAATCCACCTCGTGAACATTGATGAGACCACAGCTGAAGTCATGAAAAGGGCGTGCGAAGAGTTGCTAGGCACCAACGATGTCGTGCCTCTGGCGGGAGCAGCAGACTCCATCACAGTCAATGATCTCTGTCTCCAGATAAAAAAAGGGAACATAGAAGCGCAGCAA GCTGCCATTATTATTAGCTCTGTGACTGTGCAAGATGATCTCTCTCAAGGAACCATCTCAAGAGCAATCCTCGAAAAGGCAGGTCCAGCTATGCAGGAGCAATTTCTCTCTGAGTTACAGAGACTTCCAGCAGATAACCTTAAACTCATATTCACAAAAGGGTGCAATATTGACTGCGAGTTTGTGCTCCATGTGGTATGGCCATCTTACAGTGAATGCAACGCACAGGAG GCACTAAAAGCTGCAGTTTCTAAAAGTCTTCTCAAGGCTCAAGAGCAGCAGTCCTCATCAGTTTGTTTTCCTCTCCTTGGGATTGAAGATTTACACATGCCAAAGGATGAAGTAGTGGAGATTATGGTGGAGGAAATAATACACTTTGCGGAGGAATATCCTGGGAAGAAGCCTGATGTATTCATTGTGGTTCCTCCAGATGACAGTGATGTTTATGAG gctTTCTTCACCAAGCTTATGTCAGTCAAAAACAAACTGGAAGAAAAGATGGACTGCAGCAATATGGATAGCATGG AGGTACAGACTGACATGCAAGCCGATGGAGGTTGTGAAAAAAACGGACCATTTGTGGAACTTATTGGACGCAGCCAGGAAATGCTGGAGGCAGCAGGACTGTGGCTCCAAAACATCATACAAGTTGAGGAAACTCACCGGATCGTTATACAAAATTATAACCTTCTCAACCTTGGCAGTGGTCAGCCCGTTGAGCTGTCTCATCTGCAGCAGCACTTTGGCATAACCATAGTGGAGAGTTTGACCGGGGAGGGTGCAGCCCTCGAGATCGAAGGTTCCCCCCGAGCCGTGATTGATGCAACATTCGCTATCGAATTCATGCTGCAGACTACAGCCAAGCAAGAAATTAAGGCAGACG GATCTTTGAGAAACTCTCCTCATCAAGAAGGCCACAAAGAAATGGCGAGTAAATACTGTTACCAAGTCACTCCGATAGAGTCGTATCTTCATGAATTCAAGGACAAAGAAAAACAGCTTGAAAAAGCTGGCCTCCGGGTTCTGAAG atAGAGAAAATATGCAATCCTCTTTTAGAATCTACCTTCCAaaggattaaaataaaaattgaaggaAAAAATGCTGGAATGCCAGTATGCCATAGGCTATACCATCGTGTCCCAGCTCAGTACTGTAGTCTGGTGTGCAAAACGGGATTTCAGAAAACCTACCCCTCCTCCTTACAAG ACCAGAAATATGGAGCTGGCATCTACTTTAACAAGAACCCCAGGAACCTTGTAACAGATACCAGGGAAAAATGTGAAATGGACCACTTGATCTGTGTGTTTGAGGCTGAAGTTGTAACAGGCTCATATACAAGGGGCAATCGAAGCTATGTTGCACCACCATTAATTAGTGCAAGTAGCATGAAACTCTATGACAGTGTTGTTGACGATATTCACAACCCTGAAATCTTCGTCATTTTCAATAGGGAGCAAGCTCTCCCGCTGTATTTGTTGACTTGTTCCCTGCTTTGGAATCCAGTGCAGAAGACCCAGTTGGAACCATCAGCTCAGAATCTATGA
- the DTX3L gene encoding E3 ubiquitin-protein ligase DTX3L, whose amino-acid sequence MAGAPAPLFVQLSLSPEERGLGRLEFKLQSHFQSRKRSGGGECEVRALDRERDVYSVQFLSEEVKQQVKNHGPHFIEVSGRSVKINILPDSEVSMMDMTETSLANYLKSSAASSLSASSTLPLPNDFGEQKLTEKYAGDLESMTRKIFLSVSATLNTELLTKEQRSQVTIVCPTLKIDARSGQTGIEKVSGDYDDIEKLHRHFEKLLGGPHHRSNESSHPKGPKTMREMPMDDWKEGRKKDVDVCDIKVPSAIFEYFSQACKEQVDELEQKFSVKLTSQECGNGLASLRFSSVGDPSLLEKAQHNFVMAFQKVTADLKQEIMSFTDSHQMAKAQQIINLNFKSILVKTEGNTLVLRGPAKEISAAKGAIGELEAGELVKKSEAYPLKTDTGFDLKTFKSLEPELDKEIEYINRKYNTESQKKFVLSMQKAYVFFKHRNYPNPDSCLQAYESFVHFYQRISTQPIERVIPLNLLEDQKRKLDTFFSALQKENPRVTMRISKKNNLILFGIPEHVLSVEKHIMRFLETDVNPPVGSIGPSSSSGETKGAYLEQNGGPKMHSPPPREQKESKEMEVKQEDVCTICMDKIHQKKVLPKCKHEFCAECIEQALKYKPVCPVCNVAYGKVEGNQPPGTMNIQKSRASLPGYAGYGTIQISYYIPDGIQTKDHPNPGRPFSGANRTAYLPDNPEGREILKLLQRAFDQKLIFTVGQSRTTGVTNVVTWNDIHHKTNCYGGASSFGYPDPDYLKRVREELKAKGIE is encoded by the exons ATGGCCGGCGCTCCTGCTCCGCTCTTcgtgcagctctctctctctcctgaagaGAGGGGCTTGGGGAGGCTCGAGTTCAAGCTGCAAAGCCACTTCCAATCCCGGAAACGCTCCGGGGGCGGCGAATGCGAAGTGCGAGCTCTGGATCGTGAACGGGACGTCTATTCGGTGCAGTTCCTGTCGGAGGAAG TGAAGCAACAAGTGAAGAACCATGGACCTCATTTCATAGAAGTTTCTGGAAGATCTGTAAAGATAAATATCCTTCCAGATTCTGAGGTGTCAATGATGGATATGACAGAAACATCACTTGCAAATTATTTGAAGAGCTCAGCAGCCAGCTCGCTTTCTGCTTCAAGCACTCTGCCACTTCCAAATGATTTTGGAGAGCAAAAGCTGACTGAAAAATATGCAGGTGATCTGGAAAGCATGACCAGAAAG aTCTTTCTTAGCGTATCTGCCACTTTGAATACTGAATTGCTTACAAAAGAGCAGAGAAGTCAGGTGACAATTGTCTGTCCCACCTTAAAAATAGATGCGCGCTCAGGGCAGACTGGCATAGAAAAGGTATCAGGAGATTATGATGACATTGAGAAGTTACACCGTCATTTTGAGAAGCTCCTTGGAGGCCCCCACCACCGCAGCAATGAATCTTCACACCCTAAAGGGCCAAAAACTATGAGAGAGATGCCCATGGAtgattggaaggaaggaaggaagaaagatgtAGATGTGTGTGATATCAAGGTTCCTTCAGCTATCTTTGAATACTTCAGCCAGGCCTGCAAGGAACAGGTTGATGAACTGGAACAGAAGTTCAGTGTAAAGCTGACTAGTCAAGAATGTGGAAATGGGTTGGCTTCTCTACGCTTCTCTTCTGTTGGGGACCCTAGCCTCCTAGAGAAAGCTCAGCATAATTTTGTCATGGCGTTTCAGAAGGTGACCGCAGATCTGAAACAGGAGATAATGTCTTTTACTGACAGCCACCAGATGGCTAAAGCACAGCAGATTATAAACCTCAATTTCAAGAGCATCCTTGTTAAAACAGAGGGAAATACATTGGTTCTCCGTGGCCCTGCAAAGGAGATTTCAGCTGCTAAAGGGGCAATAGGGGAATTAGAGGCAGGAGAGTTGGTAAAAAAATCTGAAGCTTACCCTTTGAAAACTGACACCGGATTTGATCTTAAGACATTTAAATCATTGGAACCAGAATTGGATAAAGAAATTGAATATATAAACCGAAAGTACAATACTGAGTCACAGAAAAAGTTTGTTCTCAGCATGCAGAAAGCATATGTTTTCTTTAAGCATAGGAACTATCCAAACCCAGATTCATGTTTACAAGCCTATGAGAGCTTTGTCCATTTTTATCAGAGGATTTCAACCCAGCCCATAGAAAGAGTCATCCCCTTGAATCTTCTTGAGGACCAGAAAAGAAAACTAGACACGTTCTTTTCAGCACTGCAAAAAGAAAATCCCAGAGTAACAATGCGTATATCAAAGAAAAATAATCTAATTCTGTTTGGTATTCCAGAGCATGTGCTTTCTGTTGAAAAGCACATCATGAGGTTTCTGGAAACTGATGTTAATCCGCCTGTAGGAAGTATAGGTCCTAGTTCCAGCTCTGGAGAAACTAAAGGTGCCTATTTGGAGCAAAACGGGGGCCCCAAAATGCACTCCCCTCCTCCCAGGGAGCAAAAGGAGTCAAAGGAAATGGAAGTCAAACAAGAGGATGTGTGCACCATTTGCATGGACAAAATCCACCAGAAGAAAGTGCTGCCCAAATGCAAGCATGAGTTTTGTGCTGAGTGCATTGAGCAGGCCTTGAAATACAAGCCCGTTTGCCCTGTGTGTAATGTGGCCTATGGGAAGGTGGAAGGAAACCAGCCACCAGGGACAATGAACATCCAGAAATCTCGAGCGTCACTTCCTGGTTATGCTGGATATGGTACCATCCAAATTTCATATTACATACCTGATGGCATTCAAACG AAAGACCACCCAAACCCTGGAAGACCATTCAGCGGTGCAAATCGGACAGCATATTTACCCGATAACCCAGAAGGAAGAGAAATTTTGAAATTGCTTCAGCGGGCCTTTGATCAAAAGTTGATTTTCACAGTTGGCCAGTCACGTACAACCGGTGTAACAAATGTTGTTACCTGGAATGACATTCACCACAAAACTAACTGTTATGGAGGAGCAAGCAG TTTTGGCTACCCCGATCCAGATTACCTGAAACGTGTTCGAGAAGAACTGAAGGCAAAAGGAATTGAATGA